From Candidatus Sphingomonas colombiensis, one genomic window encodes:
- a CDS encoding efflux RND transporter periplasmic adaptor subunit, which yields MRPSFTREVSGYVRGWSQDIGATVAAGTPLGTIDTPELDQQIVEARAALASARAHAGLARSTAARWNDLLTTASVSKQEADEKNGDLAVKIAAVREAQAAVGRLEAMKSFAVVRAPFAGVVTARNADIGDLVGPGSGGSQQPMFAVADTRRIRVYVSVPQADSAAVHPDMAATLAVPAFPGRRFPAHVTGTSGAVDAQTGAFQVELQADNPGDLLKPGGFAQVSLDIPGQSGGVEVPSSVLLFRAGGSEVATVDANQRVRLRHVQIGLDKGQTVQILAGLHADERIVDNPPDSLAEGELVRVGGGARG from the coding sequence ATGCGGCCAAGCTTTACGCGCGAGGTCAGCGGGTATGTGCGCGGATGGTCGCAGGATATCGGTGCAACCGTCGCCGCCGGCACTCCGCTCGGCACGATCGACACGCCGGAACTGGATCAACAGATCGTCGAGGCGCGCGCTGCGCTGGCCAGCGCCAGGGCGCATGCCGGCCTCGCGCGCAGCACGGCGGCGCGCTGGAACGATCTGCTCACCACCGCTTCCGTTTCGAAACAGGAAGCGGATGAGAAAAACGGTGACCTTGCGGTGAAAATCGCAGCGGTGCGCGAGGCGCAGGCGGCGGTCGGCCGGTTGGAAGCCATGAAATCATTCGCCGTTGTCCGCGCGCCGTTCGCGGGCGTCGTCACCGCGCGCAACGCCGATATCGGAGACCTTGTCGGCCCCGGCAGCGGTGGCAGCCAGCAACCGATGTTCGCGGTCGCCGATACGCGGCGTATCCGCGTTTACGTAAGCGTACCGCAGGCGGATTCGGCGGCGGTTCATCCGGACATGGCGGCGACGCTTGCGGTGCCGGCATTTCCCGGACGCCGCTTCCCGGCACACGTTACCGGTACCTCCGGTGCGGTCGACGCGCAGACCGGAGCGTTTCAGGTCGAGCTTCAGGCAGACAATCCGGGCGACCTGTTGAAACCCGGCGGATTCGCGCAGGTGTCGCTCGATATTCCGGGGCAGAGCGGCGGCGTCGAGGTGCCGTCCAGCGTGCTGTTGTTCCGTGCTGGCGGGAGTGAGGTGGCGACGGTCGATGCGAACCAGCGGGTTCGGCTGCGCCATGTCCAGATCGGGCTGGATAAGGGGCAGACGGTGCAGATTCTCGCCGGCCTCCACGCGGACGAGCGGATCGTCGACAACCCGCCGGATTCGCTGGCGGAGGGCGAATTGGTGCGTGTCGGAGGCGGTGCGCGTGGCTAG
- a CDS encoding efflux transporter outer membrane subunit has product MARRRFGSIALAAVACTVGGCSLAPAYHPPTISTPAHFKEDGTWKTATPAAALPAQWWTLLGDPELDRLEERVATGNPTLAIALARYDQARAYLREAKSGLMPQIGLSTNLTSNRQSDDRPLRGSNQPDLYGAETVGGAISFDPDLWGRVRNSVAAGKAEMEASGDTLADVRLSLQAQLALDYVRLRGQDRQLALLAQSVDGFQQADALVERRFNGGIASGVDTARAGSLLEDARAEVEELRSARALTEHAIASLTGTPASDFTLAAADTRFRIAAIPPGLPSTLLERRPDVAAAEREVAAANSRIGVAKAAFFPSIILGGAGGFQSTALAGLISAPNLFWSIGPGAILNLFEGGRRHAKLAEAKANWAEATARYRALVLQAFQDVEDQLVLLDRLGAGQGNEDKAADDAEQAQRIALNRYVKGAATYLDVVTAQSTALTLRQRALSLETRRAQAEVGLMRALGGGWDGAAKKVAG; this is encoded by the coding sequence GTGGCTAGGCGCCGGTTCGGTTCGATCGCGCTGGCGGCGGTGGCGTGCACAGTTGGCGGTTGCTCGCTGGCGCCAGCCTATCACCCGCCGACGATATCCACGCCCGCGCATTTCAAGGAAGACGGGACGTGGAAAACGGCGACCCCAGCCGCCGCGTTGCCGGCGCAGTGGTGGACGCTGCTCGGCGATCCGGAGCTTGATCGACTTGAGGAGCGCGTCGCCACCGGCAATCCCACGCTGGCGATCGCGCTGGCGCGCTACGATCAGGCGCGGGCCTATCTGCGCGAGGCGAAATCCGGGCTGATGCCGCAAATCGGGCTGAGCACGAACCTGACGAGCAACCGTCAGTCCGACGATCGCCCGCTGCGCGGATCGAACCAGCCGGACCTTTATGGCGCAGAGACGGTCGGCGGCGCGATCTCTTTCGATCCCGATCTGTGGGGCAGGGTGCGTAATTCGGTTGCGGCGGGCAAGGCCGAGATGGAGGCGAGTGGCGACACGCTGGCCGATGTGCGGCTGAGCCTTCAGGCGCAACTCGCGCTCGATTATGTCCGGCTGCGAGGGCAGGATCGGCAGCTTGCGTTGCTCGCTCAGTCGGTCGACGGCTTCCAGCAGGCGGACGCATTGGTCGAGCGTCGCTTCAATGGCGGCATTGCCTCGGGCGTCGATACCGCGCGGGCCGGATCGCTGCTGGAAGATGCGAGAGCCGAGGTGGAGGAGCTTCGCTCGGCACGCGCATTGACCGAGCACGCGATCGCGAGCCTCACCGGCACCCCGGCCTCAGACTTCACACTCGCCGCCGCTGACACGCGGTTCAGGATCGCGGCGATCCCGCCGGGGCTGCCTTCGACCTTGCTCGAACGACGACCCGATGTGGCTGCCGCCGAGCGAGAGGTCGCCGCCGCCAACTCACGGATCGGGGTGGCGAAGGCGGCATTCTTCCCGTCGATCATTCTGGGCGGAGCCGGTGGCTTCCAGAGCACCGCGCTCGCCGGGCTGATTTCCGCGCCGAACCTGTTCTGGTCGATCGGCCCGGGCGCGATCCTCAATCTGTTCGAGGGCGGGCGGCGGCACGCCAAATTAGCCGAGGCCAAGGCGAATTGGGCCGAGGCGACCGCGCGCTATCGTGCGCTAGTGCTGCAGGCGTTTCAGGACGTGGAGGATCAGCTCGTCCTGCTGGATCGGCTCGGCGCCGGGCAAGGCAATGAGGACAAGGCCGCGGATGACGCCGAGCAGGCGCAACGCATCGCGCTCAACCGTTATGTGAAGGGCGCGGCGACCTATCTCGACGTCGTCACTGCGCAGAGCACGGCGCTAACGCTGCGGCAGCGGGCGCTGTCACTGGAAACGCGCCGTGCGCAGGCAGAGGTGGGATTGATGCGCGCGCTCGGCGGCGGATGGGACGGGGCCGCGAAGAAGGTCGCTGGATAA
- a CDS encoding FAD:protein FMN transferase, with the protein MGTRWRVLAAKPHAADPAAIESAIITRLAGLVAEMSHWDEGSLLSRFNRGSAGEWIALPPDFATVVARALALAELTGGAFDPAIGRLVDLWGFGPPGQQPTPNEAAITAARAQSGWRRLAWDAPARRLRQPGGIALDLSGIAKGHAVDAVADLLGAHGVRHALIEVGGELVGRGIRPDGEPWWVDLENPPDASLAPLRIALHGLAVATSGRYVRGDHNIDPHTGRPPANDVIAASVIATAAIDADAWASALAVLGGEAGIALADRHGIAARLVCDNGAQIEERLSATLRAMLVD; encoded by the coding sequence ATGGGCACGCGTTGGCGTGTCCTCGCAGCCAAGCCGCATGCCGCTGATCCCGCCGCCATCGAAAGCGCGATCATCACCCGGCTCGCGGGGTTGGTCGCGGAAATGAGCCATTGGGACGAAGGCTCCCTGCTCAGCCGTTTCAACCGGGGGTCTGCTGGTGAGTGGATCGCGCTCCCACCCGATTTCGCGACGGTAGTGGCACGCGCGCTCGCGCTCGCCGAGCTTACCGGCGGCGCATTCGATCCCGCGATTGGCCGATTGGTGGATCTGTGGGGCTTCGGCCCGCCCGGCCAGCAGCCTACACCGAACGAGGCGGCGATCACGGCTGCGCGAGCACAATCCGGCTGGCGGCGGCTGGCGTGGGATGCTCCGGCCCGGCGTCTGCGCCAACCCGGTGGCATCGCCCTCGATCTGTCGGGCATCGCCAAGGGCCATGCGGTCGACGCTGTGGCCGACCTGCTGGGGGCGCACGGGGTCCGGCACGCGCTGATCGAGGTCGGCGGGGAATTGGTCGGGCGGGGTATTCGCCCCGACGGGGAGCCATGGTGGGTCGATCTGGAAAATCCGCCCGATGCCTCGCTCGCCCCGCTGCGCATCGCGCTCCATGGGCTCGCAGTGGCGACATCCGGTCGCTATGTGCGCGGCGATCACAATATCGATCCGCATACCGGTCGCCCGCCCGCCAATGACGTGATCGCCGCGAGCGTTATCGCCACCGCAGCGATCGATGCGGATGCGTGGGCGAGCGCCTTGGCCGTGCTGGGCGGCGAAGCGGGGATCGCGCTGGCGGATCGCCATGGCATCGCGGCGCGCCTTGTCTGCGATAACGGAGCGCAAATCGAGGAACGCCTGAGTGCGACGCTACGCGCAATGCTCGTCGATTAG
- a CDS encoding DUF4198 domain-containing protein codes for MKSLTTRLLAAAALLSVPAGLSAHRMWLLPSGTVFSGTDSWVTVDSAVSNDLFYADHQPGRLEQMKVWQPDGAAGEIQNGSTGRYRSVFDVKLDKPGTWKIGSEMSGFSGTFKADGVEKRIGRRGPPQPGAPAPLTIADIPANATEVKVSETLSRNEIFVTAGEPTTTVFKPTGKGLEFAPITHPDELVAGEPARFRFLIDGKPAPGLKVTVIPGGKRYRNAEGAVEVTTANDGIATVNWPTAGMYWLNATATDAKASNPKATERRMSYTTTVEVMTP; via the coding sequence ATGAAGAGCCTGACCACCCGCCTGCTCGCCGCGGCCGCACTCCTATCGGTGCCGGCGGGGCTTTCCGCGCATCGCATGTGGCTCCTGCCGTCGGGCACCGTCTTTTCTGGCACTGATAGCTGGGTGACGGTGGACAGCGCCGTCTCGAACGATCTGTTCTACGCCGATCATCAGCCGGGGCGTCTGGAACAAATGAAGGTCTGGCAGCCCGACGGCGCCGCTGGCGAAATCCAGAACGGCTCGACCGGGCGTTATCGCTCGGTGTTCGACGTCAAGCTCGACAAGCCGGGCACATGGAAGATCGGCAGCGAAATGAGCGGCTTCTCCGGAACCTTCAAGGCGGACGGCGTGGAAAAGCGCATCGGCCGTCGCGGGCCGCCGCAGCCCGGCGCGCCCGCACCGCTGACGATCGCCGACATCCCGGCGAACGCCACCGAGGTGAAGGTCAGCGAAACGCTCAGCCGCAACGAGATTTTCGTGACGGCGGGCGAACCGACGACGACGGTGTTCAAGCCGACTGGCAAGGGCCTTGAGTTCGCGCCGATCACCCATCCCGACGAGCTGGTCGCCGGCGAGCCGGCGCGCTTCCGCTTCTTGATCGACGGCAAGCCGGCGCCGGGTTTGAAGGTAACGGTGATCCCGGGCGGCAAACGCTATCGTAACGCCGAGGGTGCGGTCGAAGTGACCACCGCGAACGACGGCATAGCGACAGTCAACTGGCCGACCGCCGGCATGTATTGGCTCAATGCCACCGCCACCGATGCCAAAGCGAGCAACCCCAAGGCGACCGAGCGCCGCATGAGCTACACCACCACCGTAGAGGTGATGACCCCCTGA
- a CDS encoding DUF2271 domain-containing protein has protein sequence MRPTLMLTLGGVIAAPASAGTITVTVTRLSVAEYHRPYVAVWLEPAAGGPARTLAVWYDVKKGGNEPGTKWLSDLRAWWRKGGRSLAMPANGVSGATRAPGQYQIPLPADLKPGAYVLNVEAARETGGREIVTVPLTVPGAKGRASGSHELGAIEIR, from the coding sequence ATGCGTCCAACCCTGATGCTTACCCTCGGCGGGGTTATTGCCGCCCCCGCCAGCGCGGGCACGATCACCGTCACAGTGACACGCTTGTCGGTCGCGGAATATCATCGCCCATATGTCGCCGTGTGGCTGGAGCCTGCCGCTGGCGGCCCGGCGCGCACGCTTGCGGTATGGTATGACGTGAAGAAGGGCGGCAACGAGCCAGGCACGAAATGGTTGTCCGATCTGCGTGCCTGGTGGCGCAAGGGCGGCCGCAGCCTCGCGATGCCGGCGAACGGGGTCAGCGGAGCGACCCGCGCGCCCGGCCAGTACCAGATCCCGCTCCCCGCCGATCTCAAGCCCGGCGCTTATGTGCTGAACGTAGAGGCGGCGCGCGAAACGGGTGGGCGCGAAATCGTGACAGTGCCGCTGACGGTGCCCGGTGCGAAGGGCCGCGCCAGCGGCAGCCACGAGCTTGGCGCGATCGAGATCCGCTGA
- a CDS encoding PepSY-associated TM helix domain-containing protein, whose product MTSSTSPSHAPRAPRRRWRSWWLKQLHTWHWVSAALSLIGMLLFAITGITLNHAATISASPVVTQRSGELPSPLRAQLARPHADAAALPAAVATAVENAVGLDPAGRAGEWSDGEVYVALPRPGGDAWVSIDRGNGKITAEVTNRGWVSYLNDLHKGRNAGGAWFWFIDIFAIACILFTLTGLLLLQLHARHRPSTWPLVAAGLVIPALIAILLIH is encoded by the coding sequence GTGACCAGTTCCACATCCCCCTCTCACGCCCCTCGGGCGCCACGCCGGCGATGGCGAAGCTGGTGGCTGAAACAGCTCCACACCTGGCATTGGGTGAGCGCTGCGCTATCGCTGATCGGGATGCTGTTGTTCGCCATCACCGGCATCACACTGAACCACGCCGCAACGATCAGCGCCTCCCCGGTTGTCACCCAACGTTCTGGCGAACTTCCGTCCCCGTTGCGCGCGCAACTGGCCCGTCCTCATGCTGACGCGGCGGCCCTTCCTGCTGCCGTCGCAACGGCCGTGGAAAATGCGGTCGGCCTCGATCCGGCCGGCCGTGCGGGCGAATGGTCCGACGGAGAGGTCTATGTCGCCTTGCCGCGTCCGGGTGGAGACGCCTGGGTGAGCATCGATCGTGGAAATGGGAAGATCACCGCAGAAGTGACCAATCGCGGCTGGGTTTCCTATCTGAACGATCTCCACAAGGGGCGGAACGCGGGCGGCGCGTGGTTCTGGTTCATCGACATTTTCGCGATCGCCTGCATCCTGTTCACGCTCACCGGCCTGTTGCTGCTGCAACTCCACGCTCGGCATCGCCCCTCGACCTGGCCGTTGGTCGCGGCGGGGCTGGTGATTCCGGCGCTGATCGCCATTCTGCTGATCCATTGA
- a CDS encoding RcnB family protein: MQRISMRSRDLLYVTLMLLATTAAGTADAQRREGEHGGMPPMGHQMMAEPMRAPQGYAPIMRPPETANRPQTMDRDAYRHNFTAPQAYRIGPYHPPHGYAYRRYAYGQILPRLYWSPDYILSDYWLFGLDLPPVGFEWVRYGPDALLIDMTTGEVVQTVYAIFP, from the coding sequence ATGCAGAGAATCTCCATGCGCTCACGCGATTTGCTCTACGTTACGCTGATGCTGCTGGCGACGACTGCCGCCGGTACCGCCGATGCGCAACGACGGGAGGGCGAGCACGGCGGCATGCCGCCGATGGGTCATCAAATGATGGCAGAGCCGATGCGCGCGCCGCAAGGCTACGCCCCAATCATGCGTCCACCCGAAACCGCGAACCGCCCGCAGACGATGGATCGCGATGCCTATCGGCATAATTTCACGGCACCGCAGGCCTATCGCATTGGGCCGTATCACCCGCCGCATGGCTACGCCTATCGTCGCTATGCCTACGGCCAGATTCTGCCCCGGCTATATTGGTCACCGGACTATATCCTGTCCGACTATTGGTTGTTCGGGCTGGATTTGCCGCCGGTCGGTTTCGAATGGGTTCGCTACGGTCCGGATGCATTGCTGATCGACATGACGACCGGAGAGGTGGTGCAAACGGTATATGCCATTTTCCCGTAG
- a CDS encoding NAD kinase produces MTSYPRRALVASPTATAQAARAELFDAWDWCSIEEADLVIALGGDGFMLQTLHSMLEARRPPPPVFGMNLGTVGFLMNEWRQHGLDDRLDRARAFKVTPLLMTATGIDGRIHTLPAINEVSLLRETRQTAKIEVTVNDRIVLEELACDGILVATPAGSTAYNLSAHGPILPLGSALLALTPISAFRPRRWRGAILPERARISLRILDPDKRPVSAVADQREIRDVSQVDIAMDRARELTLLFDPEHALDDRITMEQFIA; encoded by the coding sequence ATGACGAGCTATCCCCGGCGGGCGCTGGTCGCCTCGCCCACCGCCACAGCGCAGGCTGCCCGCGCCGAATTGTTCGACGCATGGGATTGGTGCTCGATCGAAGAGGCCGATCTGGTCATCGCACTGGGTGGCGACGGCTTCATGCTCCAGACGCTGCATTCCATGCTGGAGGCACGCCGCCCCCCGCCCCCGGTATTCGGCATGAATCTGGGCACGGTCGGCTTCCTGATGAACGAGTGGCGGCAGCATGGCCTGGATGACCGGCTCGATCGCGCGCGCGCCTTCAAGGTCACGCCGCTGTTGATGACTGCCACCGGCATCGATGGCCGCATCCACACGCTGCCCGCGATCAATGAAGTATCGCTGCTCCGCGAAACACGGCAGACCGCAAAGATCGAGGTGACGGTCAACGACCGCATCGTGCTGGAGGAACTGGCCTGCGACGGCATCCTCGTCGCCACCCCAGCCGGATCGACCGCCTATAATCTCTCGGCGCATGGGCCGATTCTGCCGCTCGGCTCGGCGCTGCTGGCGCTCACCCCGATCAGCGCGTTTCGTCCTCGGCGCTGGCGCGGTGCGATCCTGCCGGAGCGGGCCCGAATCTCGCTGCGCATCCTCGATCCCGATAAGCGCCCCGTCTCTGCCGTGGCCGATCAGCGCGAAATCCGCGATGTCTCACAGGTGGATATCGCGATGGATCGCGCGCGCGAACTCACCCTGCTGTTCGATCCCGAACACGCGCTCGACGACCGGATTACGATGGAACAGTTCATCGCGTGA